One window of the Merismopedia glauca CCAP 1448/3 genome contains the following:
- the proB gene encoding glutamate 5-kinase, with translation MSQTIVIKIGTSSLTQKDGKLALSTIAALVETLTDLTLQGHKVVLVSSGAVGVGCARLGLKERPKTMALKQAVAAVGQGRLMRVYDDLFSTLQQAIAQVLLTRSTFRDRTSYINAFNTFQELLKLGVIPIVNENDTVAVDELKFGDNDTLSAMVASLIEADWLFLLTDVDKLYTADPRLRLDAKPIDLVTDISELEAMQVQTGDRGSQWGTGGMMTKITAARIATSSGIRTVITEGRFPKNIAKILQGEAIGTQFTPQTRNGNARKRWIAYGLIPAGKLVLDAGAIAAISQGGRSLLAAGITQVDGEFEADDAVALCDATGIELARGLVNYSTQELQLIKGQRSAEISTILGYIGADTVVHRDNLVLLNRPLG, from the coding sequence ATGTCCCAGACAATCGTAATTAAGATCGGCACATCCAGTCTGACTCAGAAGGATGGCAAACTAGCTCTATCAACTATCGCTGCATTGGTAGAAACCTTAACTGACTTGACTTTACAAGGTCATAAGGTCGTGCTAGTCTCTTCTGGGGCTGTAGGTGTAGGCTGTGCGCGTTTAGGATTGAAAGAACGACCAAAAACGATGGCGTTGAAGCAAGCAGTAGCTGCTGTCGGTCAAGGGCGGTTGATGCGGGTTTATGATGATTTATTTAGCACTTTACAACAAGCGATCGCTCAAGTTTTGTTAACTCGCAGCACCTTTAGAGACAGAACTAGCTATATCAATGCGTTTAATACTTTCCAAGAGTTGCTCAAACTGGGAGTTATCCCCATTGTTAACGAAAATGACACGGTAGCGGTAGATGAATTGAAGTTTGGCGATAACGATACCTTATCGGCAATGGTAGCGAGTTTAATTGAAGCTGATTGGCTATTTTTGCTCACAGATGTCGATAAACTCTATACCGCCGATCCGCGCTTGCGCCTTGATGCGAAACCGATCGATTTAGTGACTGATATTAGCGAACTAGAAGCGATGCAGGTACAAACAGGTGATCGCGGTTCTCAATGGGGAACTGGGGGGATGATGACCAAAATTACCGCCGCTAGGATTGCAACTAGCTCTGGAATCCGCACAGTAATTACAGAAGGGCGTTTTCCGAAAAACATTGCCAAAATTTTGCAAGGGGAAGCGATCGGAACTCAATTCACTCCGCAAACTCGTAATGGTAATGCGCGCAAGCGTTGGATAGCTTATGGTTTGATTCCCGCCGGAAAGCTGGTTTTAGATGCTGGAGCGATCGCTGCTATTTCTCAAGGTGGCAGATCTCTGTTGGCGGCTGGAATTACCCAAGTAGATGGAGAATTTGAAGCTGATGATGCTGTGGCGTTATGCGATGCGACAGGGATAGAACTGGCTAGGGGATTAGTTAACTACAGCACTCAGGAATTGCAACTGATTAAAGGACAACGTTCTGCGGAAATTTCGACTATTTTGGGCTATATTGGGGCTGACACTGTAGTTCATCGGGATAACTTGGTTCTGTTAAATAGACCTCTGGGATAA